One region of Luteolibacter rhizosphaerae genomic DNA includes:
- a CDS encoding DUF1493 family protein, translated as MTKLTEVIDLISESTGRNPSTLSPDTRLSEDLGIDGDDAEELTEEFASRFGIDLTGYEHLRHFGPEAGWSPFTIHPSAPLIPITIARLAEAAAAGRWISGTS; from the coding sequence ATGACCAAACTCACGGAAGTCATCGACCTCATCTCCGAATCGACGGGCCGCAATCCTTCTACTCTGAGCCCGGACACGCGCCTGAGTGAAGACCTCGGCATCGATGGAGACGACGCGGAAGAGCTGACGGAGGAGTTCGCCTCCCGCTTTGGTATCGATCTAACAGGCTACGAGCATCTCCGGCATTTCGGTCCGGAAGCGGGATGGAGTCCTTTCACCATCCATCCCTCCGCGCCCTTGATTCCCATCACCATTGCCCGCTTGGCGGAGGCCGCCGCTGCGGGGCGCTGGATCAGCGGAACTTCTTGA
- the ligA gene encoding NAD-dependent DNA ligase LigA produces MDDLFNTCMAGIEERILHLRSELERHNRLYYTDATPEVSDAEYDKLYRELEDLEKKHPEFDDPNSPTKRVGGEPLDSFKQVKHLVRMLSIDDVFELKAPDEPPADFVAEAELIDFYRRLQKNLGREEIAVTVEPKIDGVAVSLVYRDGTLSYAATRGDGTTGDDITNNVRTIRSVPLNLKAGAPALLEVRGEIYMPNEAFAAMNAERDEAGLPTFVNPRNASAGALKQLDPKLVAKRPLAFLAHGLGAYEGPSLASEADFHALLEAMGIPRNKPVLTVVTLEELLEAVAQIDKERHDLGYGTDGAVVKVLDRGEREKLGYTSRAPRWAAAYKFLPEQKETLLKDITIQVGRTGVLTPVAELEPVFVSGTTVSRATLHNEEEIQRKDVRIGDTVVIEKAGEIIPAVVRVVMEKRPANSKPFSLLDHIGGKCPSCGGPVSKEEGFVAWRCTNFECPAQAVSKIRQFASRKALDIEAVGGIVAEALVNRGLCHTPLDLFTLTAESLATLNLGTDEAVRRFGEKNAAKVIEALQVAREKPLDRWLFAMGIRQVGESAAKELARLHETLTALASSEILPELRIDTRPDAKKKNPKLQPYAISADVAQVVAEAVMAFFESEGGKHVLERMAELGIDPKSENYLPKPAEADLSEMPLAGKTFVITGTLSMGRDEMKRFLESKGAKVSGSISANTDYLLSGEGGGSKRDKAEKLGVKVIGEEDLATLLGS; encoded by the coding sequence ATGGACGATCTTTTCAACACCTGCATGGCCGGCATCGAAGAACGCATTCTCCATCTCCGCTCCGAACTGGAGCGCCACAACCGGCTCTACTATACGGATGCCACGCCGGAGGTCTCCGATGCGGAGTACGACAAGCTCTACCGCGAGCTGGAGGATCTGGAGAAGAAGCACCCGGAGTTCGATGATCCGAATTCTCCCACCAAGCGGGTGGGAGGCGAGCCGCTCGATAGTTTCAAGCAGGTCAAGCACTTGGTCCGGATGCTCAGCATCGACGATGTGTTCGAGTTGAAGGCTCCTGACGAGCCTCCGGCGGACTTCGTGGCGGAGGCGGAGCTGATCGACTTTTACCGTCGTCTTCAGAAGAACCTCGGGCGCGAGGAGATCGCGGTGACCGTGGAGCCGAAGATCGATGGCGTGGCGGTCTCGCTGGTCTATCGCGATGGCACCCTGAGCTATGCCGCGACCCGTGGCGACGGCACGACCGGCGATGACATCACGAACAACGTGCGGACGATCCGCTCGGTGCCTTTGAACCTGAAAGCCGGGGCCCCTGCCCTGCTGGAAGTGCGCGGGGAGATCTACATGCCGAACGAGGCCTTCGCGGCGATGAATGCGGAGCGCGACGAGGCAGGGCTACCGACCTTCGTGAACCCGCGCAATGCATCCGCCGGGGCGCTCAAGCAGCTCGACCCGAAGCTGGTGGCGAAACGGCCGCTCGCCTTCCTTGCACACGGCCTGGGAGCCTACGAGGGGCCGTCGCTGGCATCCGAAGCGGACTTCCATGCGCTGTTAGAGGCGATGGGTATACCGCGGAACAAGCCGGTGCTGACGGTGGTCACGCTGGAGGAACTATTGGAGGCTGTCGCCCAAATCGACAAGGAGCGGCATGATCTGGGCTACGGCACCGATGGGGCGGTGGTGAAGGTGCTAGACCGTGGCGAGCGCGAGAAGCTGGGCTACACCTCCCGCGCGCCGCGCTGGGCCGCCGCCTACAAGTTCCTGCCGGAGCAGAAGGAAACGCTGCTGAAGGACATCACCATTCAAGTGGGCCGGACCGGCGTGCTGACTCCGGTGGCGGAGCTGGAACCGGTCTTCGTCTCCGGCACGACCGTTTCCCGGGCGACGCTGCACAACGAGGAGGAGATCCAGCGCAAGGACGTCCGGATCGGCGATACCGTAGTCATCGAGAAGGCGGGCGAGATCATCCCTGCCGTGGTGCGGGTGGTAATGGAGAAGCGGCCCGCGAACTCGAAGCCTTTTTCGCTGCTGGATCACATCGGCGGCAAGTGCCCGTCCTGCGGTGGCCCGGTGTCGAAGGAAGAGGGCTTCGTCGCGTGGCGCTGCACGAACTTCGAATGCCCGGCACAGGCGGTTTCCAAGATCCGGCAGTTCGCCTCGCGGAAGGCGCTGGATATCGAGGCGGTCGGCGGCATCGTCGCGGAAGCCTTGGTGAACCGCGGGCTCTGCCACACCCCGCTCGATCTCTTCACCCTGACGGCCGAAAGCCTCGCAACGCTCAATCTAGGGACCGACGAGGCCGTGCGGCGCTTCGGGGAGAAGAATGCCGCGAAGGTGATCGAAGCGCTGCAGGTCGCCCGCGAAAAGCCGCTGGATCGCTGGCTCTTCGCGATGGGAATCCGCCAGGTGGGCGAGTCCGCGGCGAAAGAACTCGCGCGTCTCCACGAAACGCTGACCGCTCTCGCCAGCTCCGAGATCCTGCCGGAACTGCGCATCGACACTCGCCCGGATGCGAAGAAGAAGAACCCGAAGCTACAACCCTACGCGATCTCCGCCGATGTCGCGCAAGTGGTGGCGGAAGCGGTGATGGCCTTCTTTGAATCCGAAGGTGGCAAGCACGTGCTGGAACGCATGGCCGAACTGGGCATCGATCCGAAGTCGGAGAACTATTTGCCCAAGCCCGCGGAAGCAGACCTCTCGGAAATGCCGCTGGCGGGGAAGACCTTCGTGATTACAGGCACTCTCTCGATGGGGCGTGATGAGATGAAGCGCTTCCTCGAATCGAAAGGCGCGAAGGTCTCCGGGTCGATCTCCGCGAATACGGACTACCTGCTCTCCGGCGAGGGCGGTGGCTCCAAGCGGGACAAAGCCGAGAAGCTGGGCGTGAAGGTGATCGGCGAGGAGGATCTCGCCACTCTGTTAGGGAGCTGA
- a CDS encoding alpha/beta hydrolase family protein, with product MKSIAAWIFAMIAAAGLASAAAYDPIKVPDAKIDSQTFEVKDAKRDRSLPVRVYLPASKKPAPVILFSHGLGGSRDNSPYLGNHWAGRGYAVVFVQHLGSDESVWKDAAGPERMAAMRKAASLENYRARVGDIPAVIDALAGWNAEEKHALHGRLDLEHIGMSGHSFGAQTTQAMAGQSAAAGRVSFAEQRIDAAVMFSPSPPRVGDAATSFASVKIPCLLMTGTLDDSPIGNTSPESRLDVFPHLKQAAAWQVVFDKATHMDFGQRPGKVGSPRYHRAILALSTAFWDAELKGDKEAKTWLNGPGAKSVLIAEDKWEMNPQAKAGAIK from the coding sequence ATGAAATCGATTGCGGCGTGGATCTTCGCGATGATCGCAGCGGCCGGGCTGGCTTCTGCAGCGGCCTACGATCCGATCAAAGTTCCCGACGCGAAGATCGATTCCCAAACCTTTGAGGTGAAGGACGCCAAACGGGATCGCAGCCTGCCGGTACGCGTCTATCTGCCCGCCAGCAAGAAGCCGGCTCCGGTTATCCTGTTCTCGCACGGTCTCGGCGGCTCGCGGGACAATAGCCCCTATCTCGGCAATCACTGGGCGGGTAGGGGATATGCGGTCGTCTTCGTGCAGCACCTCGGCAGCGATGAAAGCGTGTGGAAGGACGCCGCCGGGCCGGAGCGCATGGCGGCGATGAGGAAGGCGGCCTCGCTGGAAAATTACCGTGCGCGGGTGGGGGACATCCCTGCGGTGATCGATGCGCTCGCTGGATGGAACGCCGAGGAGAAGCATGCTCTCCACGGCCGCTTGGACCTCGAGCATATCGGCATGTCCGGTCATTCCTTTGGTGCCCAGACCACCCAGGCGATGGCGGGTCAGAGCGCCGCTGCCGGGCGGGTCTCCTTCGCGGAGCAGAGAATTGATGCCGCCGTCATGTTCAGCCCCAGCCCGCCGAGGGTGGGAGATGCCGCGACCTCCTTCGCCTCGGTGAAGATCCCTTGCTTGCTGATGACCGGCACCTTGGATGACAGCCCGATTGGCAATACCTCTCCCGAGAGCCGTCTCGATGTCTTCCCGCACTTGAAGCAGGCCGCGGCTTGGCAGGTCGTGTTCGACAAGGCCACCCACATGGATTTCGGGCAGCGGCCCGGCAAGGTTGGCAGCCCACGCTACCACCGCGCCATCCTCGCCCTGAGCACCGCCTTTTGGGACGCTGAGTTGAAAGGCGACAAGGAGGCGAAAACCTGGCTGAACGGGCCCGGCGCGAAGTCGGTCCTGATCGCCGAGGACAAGTGGGAGATGAACCCGCAGGCGAAGGCCGGGGCCATCAAGTGA
- a CDS encoding PTS sugar transporter subunit IIA translates to MKLANLLSSDRIILEMAAGEHWPAIVELIDHLVACSSLDASLRDEVLAALKIREEQVSTGVGHGVAIPHAFSDKLDKVVAVFGRSKEGIDFEALDQRPVHFVILFLVPKKDYHLHLQTLAAIAKMFTNVEIRRRLASAGQHQEILDIFAGKPSKAAANGAS, encoded by the coding sequence ATGAAGTTGGCCAACCTACTGAGCTCCGACAGGATCATCCTCGAGATGGCCGCGGGAGAGCACTGGCCTGCCATCGTCGAGCTGATCGATCACCTCGTCGCCTGTTCTTCGCTGGATGCCAGCCTGCGCGATGAAGTCCTCGCCGCCCTGAAGATCCGGGAGGAGCAGGTCAGCACCGGCGTGGGCCACGGCGTGGCCATTCCCCATGCCTTTTCCGACAAGCTGGACAAGGTCGTCGCCGTCTTCGGCCGTTCCAAGGAGGGCATCGACTTCGAGGCCCTCGACCAGCGTCCCGTGCATTTTGTCATCCTCTTCCTCGTGCCGAAGAAGGACTACCACCTGCACCTCCAGACCCTCGCGGCGATCGCGAAGATGTTCACGAATGTCGAGATCCGACGACGACTTGCCTCCGCAGGCCAGCATCAGGAGATCCTCGACATCTTCGCCGGCAAGCCTTCCAAAGCTGCCGCGAACGGTGCCTCCTGA
- a CDS encoding c-type cytochrome domain-containing protein, which produces MTDTDSPRRSIIGPIFLTLVGLAMIVALAMLPAWAGSPPEEGLPDLAKFFGRFHPVMLHLPIGMLLLVLALEFGRLFSKKPSSSTQVPMFLAAVSAVIATLLGFVLYYSMSSDYDKELGERHLNGGIIFACGTVAAFVVKVWVDVAGGKGTWLYLTMLLGSSAVMGFASHDGASLTHGKDYLTQYAPNEVRQVIGLPLKEEKKPKIKGGAPAGDTLAGGETPAADGTVPVAAAKAPGEQVVYTDIIAPILEQKCYSCHNADKQKGKYRMDEYELLVKGGKEGDGIIHGKSADSNVIVRIDLPEDDDEHMPPEGKKDLEPHEVLLVKWWIDGGASKDAKLADLQASDEIKMALGKVVPPEQLAQQKAAAEEAQKASADKRESVKVEVERLRKEFPAALNFESQASSGVTFTAVSMRKEFGDDDLAKLEPVMPAMVSLDLSASGVTDKGAALLKGATDLKTLRLPETALTDAGLDVLAGLPNLESLNLYGTQVTNDGVAKLAGLPKLKKLYLWQTKVDQAGIDALKAKLPECEVVMGL; this is translated from the coding sequence ATGACCGATACCGATTCTCCTCGCCGCTCCATTATCGGCCCGATCTTCCTGACCTTGGTAGGTCTGGCGATGATCGTAGCCCTCGCCATGCTGCCCGCTTGGGCGGGCAGCCCTCCGGAGGAGGGCTTGCCGGATCTGGCGAAGTTCTTCGGGCGCTTCCACCCGGTGATGCTGCATTTGCCGATCGGCATGCTGCTGCTGGTGCTGGCCCTTGAGTTCGGCCGCCTCTTCTCCAAGAAGCCCTCCAGCTCCACCCAAGTGCCGATGTTCCTTGCGGCGGTCTCCGCGGTCATCGCGACCCTGCTCGGCTTCGTCCTGTATTACAGCATGTCGTCGGATTACGACAAGGAGCTGGGCGAGCGTCACCTGAATGGCGGCATCATTTTCGCCTGCGGCACCGTGGCCGCCTTCGTGGTGAAGGTCTGGGTGGATGTCGCGGGTGGGAAGGGGACTTGGCTCTACCTCACCATGCTGCTCGGCAGCTCCGCGGTCATGGGCTTCGCCAGCCACGATGGCGCCTCGCTCACCCACGGGAAAGACTACCTGACCCAATATGCTCCGAATGAAGTGCGTCAGGTGATCGGCCTCCCGCTCAAGGAGGAGAAGAAACCGAAGATCAAGGGCGGCGCTCCAGCTGGCGATACGCTTGCCGGCGGCGAAACTCCTGCTGCCGATGGCACCGTGCCCGTGGCCGCTGCGAAGGCTCCCGGCGAACAGGTGGTCTACACCGACATCATCGCACCGATTCTCGAACAGAAGTGCTACTCCTGCCACAATGCCGACAAGCAGAAGGGCAAGTACCGCATGGATGAATACGAACTGCTCGTGAAGGGCGGCAAGGAAGGGGATGGCATTATCCACGGCAAGTCCGCCGACAGCAACGTGATCGTCCGCATCGATTTGCCCGAGGACGACGACGAGCACATGCCGCCGGAGGGCAAGAAGGATCTGGAGCCGCATGAAGTGCTGCTCGTGAAGTGGTGGATCGATGGCGGTGCCTCGAAGGATGCCAAGCTTGCCGATCTCCAGGCCTCCGATGAGATCAAGATGGCTCTCGGCAAAGTGGTGCCACCGGAACAGCTCGCCCAGCAGAAGGCCGCTGCCGAAGAAGCGCAGAAGGCATCCGCCGACAAGCGCGAGTCCGTGAAGGTGGAGGTGGAGCGCCTGCGCAAGGAGTTCCCTGCCGCGCTCAATTTCGAGTCCCAAGCTTCCAGCGGCGTGACTTTCACCGCCGTGAGCATGCGCAAGGAGTTCGGTGACGACGATTTGGCCAAGCTCGAGCCGGTGATGCCGGCCATGGTTTCGCTCGATCTCTCCGCTTCGGGCGTGACCGACAAGGGTGCGGCCTTGCTCAAGGGCGCCACCGACCTGAAGACCCTCCGACTCCCGGAAACCGCTCTGACCGATGCCGGTCTCGATGTCCTCGCCGGTCTCCCGAATCTCGAATCGCTGAACCTTTACGGCACCCAGGTGACCAATGACGGTGTGGCGAAGCTCGCAGGCCTGCCGAAGCTCAAGAAACTTTACCTCTGGCAGACCAAGGTCGACCAAGCCGGCATCGACGCCCTCAAGGCGAAGCTCCCGGAATGCGAGGTGGTGATGGGTCTGTAA
- a CDS encoding ELWxxDGT repeat protein, whose amino-acid sequence MFPLRVFKATIFLAASGIALGATPYLVKDLNPATGSAGSEPLEILALEDVAYFTAKDSVNGYQLRRTDGTPEGTSIVYNTGLVSTAPDSPSNLTRVGSTIFFAGGRSSAKELWKSDGSSGGTVLVKDIAPGTGSSFPARFTPKGNLLYFTANDTVNGTELWRSDGTAAGTWMVKDIRQGSGSSEPRSLTVAGDLLYFLADDGINGIEIWRSDGTSGGTSLLKTIVPPQVSPGLKCLTAFGSQLLFCADDGISGMELWISDGTSEGTRLVKDLSPGVGSGLANVEDGELVVNGGAVYFGGSNGSHGIELWRSDGTAEGTTMVKDLVPGASGSGAKLIANLGSYLVLAASTAGRGYELWASDGTTVGTVMLPEIRPGTEGVEIQDRKVAGSILFFSTNDGTSGQELWKTDGTVSGTLRVADIRQGSGSSDPAKMAAFKDGILFTANDGTRGRELWRSDGTAGGTSIVKDLEPAAGSGIGNFADGDWIAVGDIVYFAGFTPEHGNELWQTDGTQEGTRMVADSNPGTGSTGPSYLTQSGDLIFFEGYREAHGFELWRTDGTPEGTFMVKDIFPGASSSSPMYLIDHHGLLFFLANDGVNSAQLWRSDGTSEGTSMVMAIEPGGQNPISLPFASAGDFVFFGARTAANGEELWRSDGSLKRTGLIKDISNNFSGQDLMFSAYPASITSAGDFVYFKATNAPTGRELWRSDGTESGTFQLRDIVPGTGNGLGSGSLVRTHGTNLIFSSGSTIWKTDGTSVGTQPVKNITPATPEFGSSFAVQGGRVFFPTSETGLMSELWVCDGTSAGTFKVLPQASGGPRNPYKLVSTPERVYFAAFLPDTLECRLWRSDGTAQGTIALPRFDGVEGATIERIIATSKKVFVIASTIEHGKELWALDLKPVIMVEQPGGSMLPASGGEVTWDSTETGGAGKTFRIRNEGESGLHGVQIVLDPPDTGVFQLSTQQTQTTLAPGESTTFMITRVSASEAASVSLRVSSTTADVAPTEVGLVAALPLPDIEVDPATVTFDPETGFYRLVAVLTNPWVGSVGPFEVVVRNLPSGVTLQGAEDGRILLYPSQVASGTSTQLVLWIEAPGGLGTFAPEFVVQAVPPELPFVIEGVQRTAEGFTLRFPARAGRRYVVEYSDNGTSWTPCPDPIDARSNRVEWTDLGPPQTHVEPGQVNRRFYRVVKLGAQ is encoded by the coding sequence ATGTTCCCTCTCCGAGTTTTCAAGGCAACGATCTTCCTAGCTGCTTCCGGAATTGCTCTTGGTGCGACGCCTTATCTCGTCAAGGACCTCAACCCGGCGACCGGGAGTGCGGGTTCAGAGCCGCTTGAAATCCTGGCGCTTGAGGATGTCGCCTATTTCACCGCTAAGGACAGTGTTAACGGATATCAGCTCCGTAGAACCGACGGAACACCTGAAGGCACTTCCATTGTCTACAACACCGGCTTGGTAAGCACAGCGCCCGATTCCCCGTCGAATCTGACGCGGGTCGGCTCAACCATCTTCTTTGCAGGTGGACGTAGCAGCGCGAAGGAGCTTTGGAAAAGCGACGGATCCTCGGGCGGTACGGTGCTGGTCAAGGATATCGCGCCGGGGACGGGATCATCGTTTCCCGCGCGTTTCACCCCGAAAGGCAACTTGCTGTATTTCACGGCCAACGACACGGTTAATGGCACGGAGCTTTGGCGTAGCGACGGGACTGCCGCTGGCACATGGATGGTGAAAGACATCCGCCAAGGATCAGGTTCGTCAGAGCCTCGTAGTCTCACCGTCGCGGGTGACCTCCTCTATTTCTTGGCAGACGATGGGATAAACGGAATCGAGATTTGGCGAAGCGATGGCACGTCGGGCGGCACCTCGCTTCTCAAAACAATTGTCCCCCCGCAGGTTTCGCCGGGGCTGAAGTGCCTCACGGCTTTCGGTTCACAACTCCTGTTCTGTGCGGATGACGGCATCTCGGGGATGGAGCTGTGGATCAGCGATGGGACATCCGAAGGCACGAGATTGGTAAAAGATCTTTCTCCGGGGGTAGGATCAGGTCTTGCGAACGTGGAAGATGGTGAACTCGTCGTGAACGGAGGTGCCGTTTATTTCGGTGGCAGTAATGGCAGCCACGGAATCGAACTATGGAGAAGCGACGGCACCGCCGAAGGCACCACGATGGTAAAGGATCTGGTGCCGGGCGCTTCGGGGAGCGGCGCGAAGCTGATTGCCAATCTGGGATCCTATTTGGTTCTCGCCGCCTCGACAGCAGGGCGCGGTTACGAACTGTGGGCGAGCGACGGGACTACCGTGGGAACGGTGATGCTGCCAGAGATCCGCCCCGGCACCGAGGGAGTGGAGATCCAAGATCGGAAGGTGGCCGGAAGCATTCTCTTTTTCTCGACCAACGACGGAACCAGCGGTCAGGAACTATGGAAGACGGATGGCACCGTCTCAGGTACTTTGCGCGTTGCCGATATCCGCCAAGGAAGCGGATCGAGCGACCCGGCGAAGATGGCCGCTTTCAAGGACGGAATCCTGTTCACTGCGAACGATGGCACAAGAGGCCGCGAACTTTGGCGATCCGATGGAACTGCGGGGGGCACTTCGATCGTGAAGGACTTGGAGCCGGCCGCGGGGTCGGGTATCGGGAACTTTGCCGACGGCGATTGGATCGCGGTCGGAGACATCGTTTATTTCGCCGGGTTCACGCCCGAGCATGGTAACGAGCTGTGGCAGACGGATGGCACCCAGGAAGGAACCAGAATGGTTGCGGACAGCAATCCCGGCACCGGCAGCACCGGACCCTCCTACCTCACACAGTCAGGGGATCTAATCTTCTTCGAGGGATATCGGGAAGCTCACGGATTTGAGCTGTGGAGAACCGATGGCACACCCGAGGGGACCTTCATGGTGAAGGACATTTTTCCGGGCGCTTCCAGCTCCAGTCCGATGTATCTGATCGATCATCACGGGCTATTGTTTTTCCTGGCGAACGACGGCGTGAACTCCGCACAGCTCTGGCGCTCGGACGGGACGTCGGAAGGGACTTCAATGGTGATGGCAATCGAGCCTGGTGGACAGAATCCCATCTCGCTTCCCTTCGCATCGGCAGGTGATTTCGTGTTCTTCGGTGCCAGAACGGCGGCCAATGGGGAGGAACTCTGGCGCTCGGACGGGAGCCTGAAGAGAACCGGGCTCATCAAGGATATCTCCAATAATTTCAGCGGTCAGGATCTGATGTTCTCTGCCTATCCCGCCTCGATAACATCGGCAGGGGATTTCGTTTATTTCAAAGCCACCAACGCTCCGACAGGAAGAGAGCTGTGGCGTAGCGATGGGACCGAGTCCGGGACCTTCCAGCTCCGGGACATTGTCCCGGGAACCGGCAATGGTTTGGGCTCGGGCAGCTTGGTGAGAACTCATGGCACCAATCTGATTTTCTCATCGGGTAGCACGATCTGGAAGACGGATGGCACGAGCGTTGGAACCCAGCCGGTGAAAAATATCACGCCTGCGACGCCAGAGTTCGGCTCGTCGTTCGCGGTGCAAGGTGGTCGCGTCTTCTTTCCGACTTCCGAGACAGGTTTGATGTCTGAACTCTGGGTCTGCGATGGCACTTCGGCCGGAACCTTCAAAGTCCTTCCGCAGGCCTCGGGTGGTCCCCGGAATCCATACAAGCTGGTGTCGACTCCGGAGCGCGTCTACTTTGCTGCCTTTTTGCCCGATACATTGGAATGCAGGTTGTGGCGGAGTGATGGCACCGCACAGGGGACAATCGCCCTGCCGCGGTTCGATGGAGTGGAAGGAGCGACCATAGAAAGGATCATCGCGACCTCCAAGAAGGTGTTTGTTATCGCTTCGACGATCGAGCATGGCAAGGAGCTCTGGGCGCTCGACCTGAAGCCGGTGATCATGGTTGAACAGCCAGGAGGAAGCATGCTTCCCGCCTCGGGAGGTGAAGTGACATGGGATTCCACCGAAACCGGTGGTGCTGGGAAAACCTTCCGTATCCGGAACGAGGGAGAGTCCGGCTTGCATGGAGTTCAGATCGTGCTCGACCCACCGGATACCGGCGTCTTCCAACTCTCCACCCAACAAACGCAAACGACCTTGGCTCCTGGCGAAAGCACGACCTTCATGATCACCCGGGTGAGTGCCAGTGAAGCGGCTTCCGTTAGCCTCAGGGTCTCTTCGACGACAGCGGATGTCGCTCCGACGGAGGTCGGCTTGGTCGCGGCCTTGCCTCTCCCGGACATCGAGGTCGATCCCGCCACTGTCACCTTTGACCCGGAGACCGGTTTCTATCGTTTGGTGGCTGTTTTGACCAATCCGTGGGTAGGTTCGGTCGGGCCCTTTGAAGTTGTCGTCAGGAATCTACCTTCCGGGGTCACGCTTCAGGGTGCCGAGGATGGTCGGATCCTTCTTTATCCCTCTCAGGTTGCCTCGGGAACTAGCACCCAGTTGGTCCTCTGGATCGAGGCTCCGGGCGGACTCGGGACCTTTGCTCCGGAGTTCGTGGTGCAAGCGGTGCCTCCGGAACTGCCGTTCGTGATCGAAGGGGTCCAAAGAACGGCAGAAGGGTTCACCTTGCGATTCCCTGCGAGAGCGGGGCGGCGCTATGTCGTGGAGTACAGTGACAATGGCACTTCGTGGACTCCTTGTCCGGATCCGATCGACGCGAGATCGAACCGGGTGGAATGGACTGACCTTGGGCCGCCCCAAACACACGTTGAGCCGGGTCAGGTGAATAGAAGATTCTATCGGGTGGTGAAGCTTGGCGCGCAGTAA
- a CDS encoding Uma2 family endonuclease, which produces MTALKQPSLVSVSDYLDGEELSDVRHEYLGGEIHAMAGATNRHNAIASNALISLGIVLRGRPCQPFNSDTKIRIEQSDHVRFYYPDAMVVCHPNPDSDRFQDHPVVVIEVISGSTRRTDLGEKRAAYLGIPSLKVLIFVESEEARVVLHRRRVDGGFAVEQHDGLDAVVPLPEVEAELRLAELYERVNFT; this is translated from the coding sequence GTGACCGCCCTGAAACAGCCTTCGCTCGTAAGCGTCTCCGACTATCTGGACGGCGAGGAGCTTTCCGACGTAAGGCATGAGTATCTCGGCGGAGAGATCCATGCCATGGCGGGGGCGACAAATCGTCACAATGCCATCGCCTCCAACGCCCTCATCAGCTTGGGCATTGTTTTGCGTGGTCGGCCCTGCCAGCCCTTTAACAGCGACACCAAGATCCGGATCGAGCAATCCGACCACGTGCGTTTCTACTACCCGGACGCCATGGTGGTCTGCCATCCGAATCCGGATAGCGATCGGTTCCAAGACCATCCGGTCGTGGTCATCGAGGTGATCAGCGGATCCACCCGTCGCACGGATCTGGGAGAGAAGCGGGCTGCCTATCTCGGAATCCCCTCGCTCAAGGTGCTGATCTTCGTTGAATCGGAAGAAGCGCGTGTGGTCTTGCATCGTCGTCGAGTGGACGGGGGTTTTGCGGTCGAGCAGCACGACGGCTTAGATGCGGTAGTCCCTCTGCCGGAAGTCGAAGCAGAACTGAGATTGGCCGAGCTCTACGAACGGGTGAACTTCACTTGA